A single region of the Buteo buteo chromosome 16, bButBut1.hap1.1, whole genome shotgun sequence genome encodes:
- the GCHFR gene encoding GTP cyclohydrolase 1 feedback regulatory protein — translation MPYLLISTQIRMEVGPTMVGDEHSDPSLMSFLGATKRNMLGNHFWEYYVNDAPRIVLNKLESCGYRVVSMTGVGQTLVWCLHKE, via the exons atgCCGTACCTCCTCATCAGCACCCAGATCCGCATG gAGGTTGGCCCCACCATGGTGGGAGATGAGCACTCGGATCCCAGCCTGATGAGCTTCCTGGGGGCCACGAAGAGGAACATGCTGGGGAACCACTT CTGGGAGTACTACGTGAACGATGCACCGCGGATAGTCTTGAACAAGCTGGAGAGCTGTGGTTACCGGGTGGTGAGCATGACAGGCGTGGGCCAGACATTGGTGTGGTGCCTCCACAAGGAATAG
- the C16H15orf62 gene encoding uncharacterized protein C15orf62 homolog, mitochondrial has translation MDTWRRGSIKSTTFFRRFSLRRHKKLGNQVIILNQNSHTLDSDGQCQKRECLRDLKDKSDYLSCQSEQNLAKAQAPPKPPRLYLDSSSCPNIIDHTDSHSDISFSGATHQYHKATQTQFHKDQATDCGTSETGSQNGTTLSDLSDPFLSFKVDLGLSLLEDVLQTLRKQNPRDYAI, from the coding sequence ATGGATACTTGGCGGAGAGGGTCCATTAAGTCCACAACGTTCTTCAGACGTTTCTCACTCAGGAGACACAAAAAGCTGGGCAACCAAGTCATCATCTTGAATCAGAACAGCCACACTCTGGACAGTGATGGACAGTGCCAGAAGAGGGAATGCTTGAGGGATCTGAAGGACAAGTCTGATTACCTGTCATGTCAGAGTGAGCAAAACCTAGCCAAGGCACAAGCACCTCCCAAGCCTCCCCGGCTGTACCTGGACAGTTCTAGCTGCCCTAACATCATAGATCACACAGATTCTCACTCTGACATCTCTTTTTCTGGTGCTACTCATCAATACCACAAAGCTACTCAAACTCAATTCCACAAGGACCAGGCTACAGACTGCGGGACCTCAGAGACAGGTTCCCAGAATGGCACCACTCTTTCTGACCTGTCTGATCCCTTCCTGTCCTTCAAAGTGGATTTGGGGCTATCACTTCTTGAGGATGTTCTGCAGACCCTCAGGAAACAGAATCCAAGAGATTACGCCATTTGA